The Cloacibacterium sp. TD35 region GCTGATGATGAAGACTATGAAGATATTGCAGATGAATTGCAAGATTTCAAAAAAGTATTCATTAACGCTAGAATTTTAGAAGAAAGCGGTAATGAATGGAAATTTAATGAAGGTTGTCTTTCGATTCCTGATGTAAGAGAAGATGTAAGCAGAAAAGAAACCATTTTGATAGAATATTTTGACGAAAATTTCGTTAAACATACCGAAACTTTTTCAGACATTAGAGCCAGAGTAATTCAGCATGAGTATGACCACATCGAAGGTGTACTTTTTACGGATAAACTCAGTCCATTAAAGAAAAAAATAATCAAAGGGAAATTAACTAAAATTACTTCAGGAGATATTCATGTAGGATATAAAATGAGATTTCCGAAGTAACAAATATCTCAAGTTCGAGACTTATAGAATCACCAAAAAATCTTGAACAAAACTATTTTGAACTTAAAAAAATAAAAATAAAATGCAGTTAGAAAAAATAATTTCGATTTCTGGGAAACCAGGTTTGTTTACCCTAGTAACGCAATTAAGATCAGGTTTTATTGTAGAAGATATTTCTACAGGAAAAAAAGCAAGTATTTCTAATACTTCACAAGTAAGTTTATTAGACAATATTGCCATTTATACTTTTGACCAAGAAGTTCCACTTTTTCAAGTAATGAAAAATATTGCTGAAAAATATGATTATAAAGAAGCTATTAATCACAAATCTTCTGATAATGAACTAAAAGCATTTATGTCTTCAGTTTTACCAAACTA contains the following coding sequences:
- a CDS encoding DUF5606 family protein translates to MQLEKIISISGKPGLFTLVTQLRSGFIVEDISTGKKASISNTSQVSLLDNIAIYTFDQEVPLFQVMKNIAEKYDYKEAINHKSSDNELKAFMSSVLPNYDVDRVYGSDIKKLVQWYNLLQKAGFITPEAFVKAEEPAVEEAEVVEEKPAEKKAAAKKAAPKTEKPAAPKAKASSSAKTTVKSTQRKQG
- the def gene encoding peptide deformylase; its protein translation is MILPIRAYGDTVLRKKAHDITPDYPELKELIDNMFETMNAAHGIGLAAPQIGLDIRLFIVDVTPLADDEDYEDIADELQDFKKVFINARILEESGNEWKFNEGCLSIPDVREDVSRKETILIEYFDENFVKHTETFSDIRARVIQHEYDHIEGVLFTDKLSPLKKKIIKGKLTKITSGDIHVGYKMRFPK